The genomic DNA CTTCTTGAATGCCGCCGCCATGGGCGCCGGCAACGGCTTGCCGGTGACGTGGCTCGGCGCGACCAGCGGAACGTCTTCCGGCGCAACGCCGTAGTTGGTCCAGCGGAAGCCGAGCGGCTCGAGGATCTCGGTCGCCAGGATGTCGCGGATGTTGCGACCCGTTGCGGCCGAGACGATTTCGCGGATCAACGGCCCCCAGGTGAGTCCGTGGTACATGTGGACCAGGCCCGGCCGGTAGATCGGCCGGAGGTTCCCCAGCATCTCGCGGGCGTAGTCGCTGTCGTTCATCCGCTTGAGGTCCGGCCGTGGCCCGGTGGCCAGCGGCACCCCGGCGCTGTGGGTGACGACGTGGCGCACGGTCGTGCGGTCCTTGCCGTGGCTGGTGTACGTCGGCAGGTAGTCGCAGACCCGGGCGTCCAGATCGAGTTCGCCGCGCTCGACGAGCATGTGCACGACCGTCGTGCTGATGGCCTTGGCGGCCGAGTACACGCAGAACGGGGTGTCGACGCCGACGGGGATCTTCTCGGCATCGGCAGGGTCGTCGGGCCCGTTGCCCCAGCCGTGGCCGATCGCGCGGTTGAGCACCACCCGGCCGTTCTGGCGCAGACAGACCTGGATGGCCGGGTGCATACCGGCCGCGTACCAGTGCTGGGCGGCCTGCCAAATGCGTTCCACCGCTTGCGGATCGACGCCGGTGTGGTCTTCTGTGCCGGTGGCCGTCACCGAGTCCAGGTCGGCGGGGACCCGA from Mycolicibacterium phocaicum includes the following:
- the lipE gene encoding lipase LipE; this translates as MTEPQTGRIRVPADLDSVTATGTEDHTGVDPQAVERIWQAAQHWYAAGMHPAIQVCLRQNGRVVLNRAIGHGWGNGPDDPADAEKIPVGVDTPFCVYSAAKAISTTVVHMLVERGELDLDARVCDYLPTYTSHGKDRTTVRHVVTHSAGVPLATGPRPDLKRMNDSDYAREMLGNLRPIYRPGLVHMYHGLTWGPLIREIVSAATGRNIRDILATEILEPLGFRWTNYGVAPEDVPLVAPSHVTGKPLPAPMAAAFKKAVGGTPSQIIPFSNTPDFLTSVVPSSSTVSNAVELSRFAELLCRGGELDGVRVLRAETLRAATAPCRRLRPDIAVGLMPMRWGTGYMLGSTRFGPFGRNAPAAFGHTGLTNIAVWADPARNLAAAVVSSGKPGGHPEAKRYPALLDAIAREIPQSG